From a single Adhaeribacter swui genomic region:
- a CDS encoding S41 family peptidase produces the protein MKKIFSVLAMLLVLATTACEKENYAPTSDALINFDYLWQEFDQRYGNFEVKNINWPALRDKYRPQLNTTSTNADLHRVLEQLINELDDNHVTIAPTDGKLKYLVSDATHQLNHIPTLELIKSKYLTEAKIATPEITYGLLPGNIGYIDITLFDDKFKNYEPNLDQIIDYLRDTKGLVLDIRNHQGGRDEVAQYVAGRFASSPALYMKARKRNGPQHTEFTDWYEWQVKPTGKSQYRKPIVILTSDFTISAAETFLLAMKRLPQVKQVGTTTSGDFSDRATLEMPNGWQFTLSIGDYRDHNGVSWEGKGLKPDVEIQNTPQDIEANKDLMLEKAIDLLQ, from the coding sequence ATGAAAAAGATATTCTCGGTACTGGCTATGTTGCTGGTACTCGCCACCACGGCCTGCGAAAAAGAAAACTACGCCCCCACTTCCGATGCCCTCATTAACTTTGATTATTTGTGGCAAGAATTTGACCAGCGCTACGGTAATTTTGAGGTAAAGAACATTAACTGGCCGGCCCTCCGCGACAAATACCGGCCCCAGCTAAACACCACCTCCACCAACGCCGATTTGCACCGGGTACTGGAGCAACTCATTAACGAGCTCGACGACAACCACGTTACCATTGCTCCCACCGACGGCAAATTAAAATACCTGGTTTCGGACGCTACCCACCAGCTCAACCATATTCCTACCCTGGAACTGATTAAAAGCAAGTACCTGACGGAAGCCAAAATTGCCACGCCCGAAATCACCTACGGCCTTTTGCCCGGCAACATCGGGTACATAGATATTACGCTGTTTGATGATAAATTTAAAAATTACGAGCCTAACCTGGATCAGATTATCGATTACCTGCGGGATACCAAAGGTTTGGTTTTGGATATCCGCAACCACCAGGGCGGTCGCGATGAAGTAGCTCAGTACGTGGCCGGCCGGTTTGCCAGCAGCCCGGCGCTGTATATGAAAGCCCGCAAACGGAACGGTCCGCAACACACTGAATTTACGGATTGGTACGAGTGGCAGGTAAAACCCACCGGCAAATCGCAATATCGGAAGCCCATTGTAATTTTAACTTCTGATTTTACCATTAGTGCCGCCGAAACTTTTCTGCTGGCCATGAAACGCCTGCCCCAGGTAAAACAAGTTGGCACCACCACTTCCGGCGACTTCTCCGACCGCGCCACCCTGGAAATGCCCAATGGCTGGCAGTTTACCTTATCCATCGGCGATTACCGCGACCACAATGGCGTAAGCTGGGAAGGCAAAGGCTTAAAACCCGACGTAGAAATCCAAAACACCCCGCAAGATATTGAAGCCAATAAAGATTTGATGCTGGAAAAAGCTATAGACCTGCTGCAATAA
- a CDS encoding LytR/AlgR family response regulator transcription factor translates to MNQFRYPDKWFRLIGIPLLGFVVLNFGMYEPLYEALKTRQYYLDLAYDIFIVWVVWETNRRIIMYLDQRYSWITRRMERLFLQVFLIFTISCVEVIGLVYLLNEVLIQRKGYFDIGWLMVMDIPMVMVFTLIINLMYTGMYLIHYHQVTVTELQDQLEDAYEQISALHAQKTENRPAEAPHKQLIVNFGNSSIPITTDRIGHIYKANELCLIKTFDNKEFTSASSLENLEAILSQDNFFRLNRQVLANVQAIKQFKPHTSGKLLVELEPALTEEVFVSKKRAPEFKEWLGKKV, encoded by the coding sequence ATGAACCAATTTCGGTATCCGGATAAGTGGTTCCGGTTAATCGGTATTCCCTTGCTGGGTTTTGTGGTGCTGAACTTCGGTATGTACGAGCCCCTGTACGAGGCCCTGAAAACCCGGCAGTATTACCTGGACCTGGCCTACGATATTTTTATTGTGTGGGTGGTGTGGGAAACCAACCGACGCATTATTATGTACCTCGACCAGCGGTATTCCTGGATTACCCGTCGCATGGAGCGCTTGTTTCTGCAGGTTTTTTTAATTTTTACTATTTCCTGCGTGGAGGTAATCGGCCTGGTGTATCTACTCAACGAAGTATTGATTCAGCGAAAAGGGTATTTTGATATTGGCTGGTTAATGGTAATGGATATTCCCATGGTAATGGTGTTTACCCTGATTATTAACCTGATGTACACCGGCATGTACCTGATCCATTACCACCAGGTAACCGTAACCGAACTCCAGGACCAGTTGGAAGACGCCTACGAGCAAATCAGCGCTTTGCATGCCCAAAAAACCGAAAACCGACCCGCCGAAGCGCCGCACAAGCAACTCATCGTTAATTTCGGGAATTCTTCTATCCCCATCACCACCGACCGCATCGGGCATATTTACAAAGCCAACGAGCTGTGTTTAATTAAAACCTTCGATAACAAAGAATTTACCTCGGCTTCGTCCTTAGAAAACCTGGAAGCGATTTTGAGCCAGGACAACTTTTTTAGATTAAACCGGCAGGTATTAGCCAACGTGCAGGCCATTAAACAGTTTAAACCCCATACCTCCGGCAAACTGCTGGTAGAGCTGGAGCCCGCCCTAACCGAAGAAGTATTCGTAAGCAAAAAACGCGCGCCGGAATTTAAAGAATGGCTCGGCAAAAAAGTGTAG
- a CDS encoding bestrophin family protein, translating into MIIKEKSNWFRMLFVWHGSVLPDIFPRLVALLLLSSLIVYFRGQFFEYKIPLNPTPFTLIGIAMAIFLGFRNNASYDRFWEGRKLWGALLIDSRSLTRQALTLTQLPAQSGKVVAFTRLVIAFAYALKHQLRRTDATPDLQRLLPPDLAQTVQKVKFKPIRLLQEIGLWVQQLKTEGQIDTIAQAAFDHNLNQLSGIVGGCERIAGTPIPYTYSVLLHRTVYIYCFLLPFGLVDSIGWMTPIMTVFVGYTFIALDAIVTEIEEPFGLEPNDLPLNSICQTIETSLLEMIDQEAPAFPPRRKPYWAD; encoded by the coding sequence ATGATTATAAAAGAAAAAAGTAACTGGTTCCGGATGCTGTTTGTGTGGCACGGGTCGGTGCTGCCGGATATTTTCCCGCGTTTGGTGGCTTTGTTGCTGCTTTCCTCCTTGATTGTGTATTTCCGGGGGCAGTTTTTTGAGTATAAAATTCCGCTCAACCCAACGCCTTTTACTTTAATTGGGATTGCCATGGCTATTTTTCTGGGTTTCCGGAACAACGCCAGCTACGACCGTTTCTGGGAAGGCCGCAAACTCTGGGGCGCCTTACTCATCGATTCCCGGTCGCTCACCCGCCAGGCGCTTACCCTTACTCAGTTGCCCGCCCAGTCCGGGAAAGTAGTGGCATTTACCCGTTTGGTTATCGCCTTTGCCTACGCCCTCAAACACCAGCTGCGCCGCACCGATGCTACGCCGGATTTGCAACGGCTGCTCCCGCCCGATTTGGCCCAAACCGTGCAAAAAGTAAAATTTAAACCCATCCGGTTGCTCCAGGAAATAGGGCTGTGGGTACAGCAACTCAAAACCGAAGGCCAGATCGATACCATTGCCCAGGCCGCTTTCGACCATAACCTGAACCAACTTTCCGGTATTGTGGGCGGCTGCGAACGGATTGCCGGCACCCCCATTCCCTACACTTACAGCGTGCTGCTGCACCGCACCGTGTACATTTACTGCTTTTTGCTGCCCTTTGGCCTGGTAGATAGCATTGGCTGGATGACCCCCATCATGACGGTTTTTGTGGGCTACACCTTTATCGCCCTCGATGCCATTGTTACCGAAATCGAAGAACCCTTCGGCCTGGAGCCCAACGATTTGCCCCTTAATTCCATTTGCCAAACCATTGAAACCTCGCTGCTGGAAATGATCGACCAGGAAGCCCCCGCTTTCCCGCCCCGCCGGAAACCTTACTGGGCAGATTAG